Proteins found in one Vallitalea guaymasensis genomic segment:
- a CDS encoding helix-turn-helix domain-containing protein: MILERLKNLREDNDLLQKQVADELKIPERTYGNYELGVRRIPLELLIELALFYNTSTDYLLGLTNEKAPYERAKAKKQ; encoded by the coding sequence ATGATATTAGAACGTCTTAAAAATCTTAGAGAAGACAATGATTTATTACAAAAACAAGTAGCTGATGAGTTAAAGATTCCAGAAAGAACTTATGGTAACTATGAATTAGGAGTCAGAAGAATTCCATTAGAATTACTAATTGAACTCGCTTTATTCTATAACACCAGCACTGATTACTTATTAGGTCTTACAAATGAAAAAGCACCTTATGAAAGAGCCAAAGCTAAAAAACAATAG